A single genomic interval of Cydia strobilella chromosome 3, ilCydStro3.1, whole genome shotgun sequence harbors:
- the LOC134755749 gene encoding voltage-dependent calcium channel subunit alpha-2/delta-3 isoform X2, whose translation MALRGSMSPLALFMPLLAVAALANQLEDIPHNEVKNWALKFGVDLWEFGRHFTKMNQIQNKYHEYNVEVARKDGLLLVRELAAEVKNHMDFKINAVMRIMDSAEAAALSSGGADGPGAYYDARWLNVHADDGTLAARARRLVLAPSRHFDHIAVNASYSAVLMPPYINVENGDVQNQIAWSEHLDPLFVNNYDIDPSLSWQYYASSTGFMRRYPAMSWPPEDGYSHHARDFYDFRSSNWFVEAATSPKDLVILLDDSDDLGSSYWRLAKATVSGLLDTLGPNDFVNVYRYSDTVSEIHSCYTKILAQAVPETIRELKTALWGAEATGGAANMTGALTTGFEILHRYNRTGLGCQCNQAIAVVGAGGGAAGVKGVFRTWNWPHMPVRIYSYGVGGDAASSHSMKDMACTNKGFYVSINEHSEIRPKVLHMIEVLARPLVMYQTMHPVHWSPVYVGGRSSNLDDDGMGQLMTSVTVPIFDRRNHTHREANLLGVVGTDVPVDQIKKLVPPYKLGVNGYSFMVDNNGHVLYHPDLRPLYTNEEYTETLRPLYSSVDLTDVELLVDADENSRVNLTSLLLDLRHDMIEQREGETEIGVKVQYGSMRRVATRRQRYFYSPVEGTPYSLAIVLPDGYGMYELQAEQEVKHSPVNVTEYFKGDNWKIHPEWVYCEYASTSEQTFNSAEEQLVHFLARAGRPGWKWMSLRPRALTLHNMHKKQDRDSYYCDKNLVQSLVRDAMVIKELDAHTGHASHHNQQGRFHKFVVSMSFIATRSGLFRWTDNNNSTRTGDTSEPHFSERYARAFDSEWYRRAVEHHNIEPESFVFSVPFRDGAESAAPPLVLATHAVFVESRGHRAPAAVVGLQFQLDSLAKHFLNVTSTCTAGTVCKKTCAGDALDCYILDDNGFIILSEDAAQTGLFFGQVDGTIMDSLVQDRIYKKVTVHDRQGRCPDSRNPFSGDGNKLTPFKPLSWLGGYLTSLIAVWFPLWQPANAHAHPYADDDMDYEDYEHDGDDDPEEEERDRGKYEIIIDGYGAERPVERPAGAPREPPREAARSAAVRPCDTSAELFTLQSTRLNAAQPLKGKLTNCHNSGCERPFSVQKIPHSNLILLVVDTLCPCGAKRLDVRAREAPPRTVCRRHPAHATRRRPRHCVSYHPEEIEILSCGRGSSTRAPWALLLATVAALRWLARGT comes from the exons CGTATTATGGACTCGGCAGAGGCGGCAGCGCTATCGTCGGGCGGCGCGGACGGCCCGGGCGCGTACTACGACGCGCGCTGGCTCAACGTGCACGCCGACGACGGTACGCTGGCCGCGCGAGCACGCCGCCTCGTGCTCGCGCCCAGCCGACACTTCGACCATATCGCCGTCAACGCGAGCTACAGCGCGGTGCTGATGCCACCCTACATCAACGTTGAAA ACGGCGACGTGCAGAATCAGATCGCGTGGTCCGAGCACCTCGACCCTCTGTTTGTGAACAACTACGACATCGATCCGTCGCTCTCGTGGCAATACTATGCCTCATCCACTGGCTTCATGAGGCGGTATCCAG CCATGTCCTGGCCTCCTGAAGACGGCTATTCGCACCACGCGCGCGACTTCTACGACTTTCGCTCGTCCAACTGGTTCGTGGAAGCGGCCACTTCTCCCAAAGACCTGGTCATCCTTCTGGACGACTCGGACGACCTCGGCTCTTCATACTGGAGGCTGGCTAAGGCTACAGTATCTGGGTTACTGGACACTCTCGGCCCGAATGACTTCGTCAACGTGTATCGGTATAGCGATACCGTGTCGGAGATACATTCGTGTTACACGAAGATTTTGGCTCAG GCTGTGCCGGAAACGATAAGGGAGCTGAAAACCGCGCTGTGGGGCGCCGAGGCGACGGGCGGTGCGGCCAATATGACTGGAGCGCTCACTACTGGATTCGAAATTTTGCATagg TATAACCGCACCGGGCTAGGCTGTCAATGTAACCAAGCCATCGCGGTGgtgggcgcgggcggcggcgcggcgggcgtgAAGGGCGTGTTCCGCACGTGGAACTGGCCGCACATGCCCGTGCGCATCTACAGCTATGGCGTGGGTGGCGACGCTGCTTCCAGCCACAGCATGAAGGACATGGCTTGCACAAACAAAG GTTTCTACGTGTCGATAAACGAGCACTCGGAGATCAGACCGAAGGTGTTGCATATGATCGAGGTACTGGCACGACCGCTCGTCATGTACCAGACTATGCATCCTGTGCATTGGAGCCCCGTTTACGTTGGCGGAAGG AGCAGCAACCTGGACGACGATGGGATGGGCCAATTGATGACGTCAGTGACGGTGCCGATATTCGACAGGAGAAACCATACG CATCGAGAAGCTAATTTACTCGGTGTGGTGGGCACAGATGTACCTGTCGATCAAATAAAGAAGCTCGTTCCACCATACAAG TTGGGAGTAAACGGTTACTCATTCATGGTGGATAACAACGGGCATGTGTTGTATCATCCGGATCTCAGGCCTTTG tatACCAATGAGGAA TACACTGAGACGCTCCGTCCGCTCTACTCCAGCGTGGACCTGACAGATGTAGAGCTGCTCGTGGACGCGGACGAGAATTCACGCGTCAACCTCACGTCTCTACTGCTCGAT CTTCGACACGACATGATTGAACAACGCGAGGGTGAAACAGAGATCGGTGTGAAAGTGCAATATGGCAGCATGCGCCGCGTAGCCACGCGCCGACAGCGTTATTTTTACAGTCCAGTAGAAGGGACGCCGTACTCTCTCGCCATAGTGCTGCCCGACGGCTATGGCATGTACGAGCTGCAGGCCGAGCAGGAGGTCAAGCACAGTCCTGTCAACG TTACCGAATATTTTAAAGGAGATAACTGGAAAATCCACCCAGAATG GGTGTACTGCGAGTACGCATCTACGTCCGAGCAGACATTCAACTCTGCAGAGGAACAGTTAGTGCACTTCCTGGCGCGCGCGGGTCGCCCCGGCTGGAAGTGGATGAGCCTGCGCCCGCGCGCGCTCACGCTGCACAACATGCACAAGAAGCAGGACCGGGACTCCTATTACT GTGACAAGAATTTAGTTCAATCACTCGTACGGGATGCTATGGTAATAAAAGAATTGGACGCACACACTGGACACGCGAGCCACCACAACCA GCAAGGGCGGTTCCACAAGTTCGTGGTCTCGATGTCGTTCATCGCCACGCGCAGCGGCCTCTTCCGATGGAcggacaacaacaacagcacgaGGACTGGTGACACCTCTGAACC TCACTTCAGCGAGCGCTACGCACGCGCGTTCGACTCCGAGTGGTACCGACGCGCCGTCGAGCACCACAACATTGAGCCGGAGAGCTTCGTGTTTTCCGTGCCGTTCCGCGACGGCGCCGAGTCCGCCGCGCCGCCGTTGGTTCTGGCCACGCACGCTGTGTTCGTGGAGTCGCGCGGACACCGCGCTCCAGCGGCCGTCGTCGGCCTGCAGTTCCAACTGGACTCGCTCGCTAAGCACTTCCTCAACGTTACATCTACG TGCACAGCTGGTACAGTCTGCAAGAAGACGTGTGCAGGCGACGCGCTCGACTGCTACATTCTGGATGACAACGGTTTCATCATCCTATCGGAGGACGCGGCGCAGACCGGCCTGTTCTTCGGCCAGGTGGACGGCACCATCATGGACTCGCTCGTGCAGGACCGCATCTACAAAAAAGTCACAGTCCATGATCGCCAAGGACGTTGCCCGGACTCCAGGAATCCTTTCAGTGGGGATGGAAATAAGCTGACG CCGTTTAAGCCTCTATCGTGGCTTGGAGGATATCTCACCAGTTTAATAGCGGTCTGGTTTCCGCTATGGCAGCCGGCCAACGCTCACGCTCACCCCTATGCGGACGATGATATGG ACTACGAAGACTACGAACACGATGGTGACGATGATCCCGAGGAGGAAGAGCGCGACCGTGGCAAATACGAGATCATCATCGATGGGTACGGCGCGGAGAGGCCGGTGGAGCGGCCGGCCGGCGCGCCGCGCGAGCCGCCGCGCGAGGCCGCGCGCTCCGCCGCCGTGCGCCCCTGTGACACCAGCGCCGAGCTGTTCACGCTGCAGTCCACGAGGCTCAACGCTGCGCAGCCGCTCAAGGGCAAGCTCACTAACTGCCACAACTCCGGCTGTGAGAG ACCGTTCAGCGTCCAAAAGATCCCGCACAGCAACCTGATCCTACTGGTGGTGGACACGCTGTGCCCGTGCGGCGCCAAGCGGCTGGACGTTCGCGCACGCGAGGCTCCGCCGCGCACCGTGTGCCGCCGCCACCCCGCGCACGCCACGCGCCGCCGGCCTCGGCACTGCGTCTCATATCACCCAGAG GAAATCGAAATCCTTTCGTGCGGCCGCGGCTCGAGTACTCGGGCGCCGTGGGCGCTGCTGCTGGCCACAGTGGCGGCGCTGCGGTGGCTGGCGCGCGGCACGTGA
- the LOC134755749 gene encoding voltage-dependent calcium channel subunit alpha-2/delta-3 isoform X1 codes for MALRGSMSPLALFMPLLAVAALANQLEDIPHNEVKNWALKFGVDLWEFGRHFTKMNQIQNKYHEYNVEVARKDGLLLVRELAAEVKNHMDFKINAVMRIMDSAEAAALSSGGADGPGAYYDARWLNVHADDGTLAARARRLVLAPSRHFDHIAVNASYSAVLMPPYINVENGDVQNQIAWSEHLDPLFVNNYDIDPSLSWQYYASSTGFMRRYPAMSWPPEDGYSHHARDFYDFRSSNWFVEAATSPKDLVILLDDSDDLGSSYWRLAKATVSGLLDTLGPNDFVNVYRYSDTVSEIHSCYTKILAQAVPETIRELKTALWGAEATGGAANMTGALTTGFEILHRYNRTGLGCQCNQAIAVVGAGGGAAGVKGVFRTWNWPHMPVRIYSYGVGGDAASSHSMKDMACTNKGFYVSINEHSEIRPKVLHMIEVLARPLVMYQTMHPVHWSPVYVGGRSSNLDDDGMGQLMTSVTVPIFDRRNHTHREANLLGVVGTDVPVDQIKKLVPPYKLGVNGYSFMVDNNGHVLYHPDLRPLYTNEEYTETLRPLYSSVDLTDVELLVDADENSRVNLTSLLLDLRHDMIEQREGETEIGVKVQYGSMRRVATRRQRYFYSPVEGTPYSLAIVLPDGYGMYELQAEQEVKHSPVNVTEYFKGDNWKIHPEWVYCEYASTSEQTFNSAEEQLVHFLARAGRPGWKWMSLRPRALTLHNMHKKQDRDSYYCDKNLVQSLVRDAMVIKELDAHTGHASHHNHPIATLMALLTRQGRFHKFVVSMSFIATRSGLFRWTDNNNSTRTGDTSEPHFSERYARAFDSEWYRRAVEHHNIEPESFVFSVPFRDGAESAAPPLVLATHAVFVESRGHRAPAAVVGLQFQLDSLAKHFLNVTSTCTAGTVCKKTCAGDALDCYILDDNGFIILSEDAAQTGLFFGQVDGTIMDSLVQDRIYKKVTVHDRQGRCPDSRNPFSGDGNKLTPFKPLSWLGGYLTSLIAVWFPLWQPANAHAHPYADDDMDYEDYEHDGDDDPEEEERDRGKYEIIIDGYGAERPVERPAGAPREPPREAARSAAVRPCDTSAELFTLQSTRLNAAQPLKGKLTNCHNSGCERPFSVQKIPHSNLILLVVDTLCPCGAKRLDVRAREAPPRTVCRRHPAHATRRRPRHCVSYHPEEIEILSCGRGSSTRAPWALLLATVAALRWLARGT; via the exons CGTATTATGGACTCGGCAGAGGCGGCAGCGCTATCGTCGGGCGGCGCGGACGGCCCGGGCGCGTACTACGACGCGCGCTGGCTCAACGTGCACGCCGACGACGGTACGCTGGCCGCGCGAGCACGCCGCCTCGTGCTCGCGCCCAGCCGACACTTCGACCATATCGCCGTCAACGCGAGCTACAGCGCGGTGCTGATGCCACCCTACATCAACGTTGAAA ACGGCGACGTGCAGAATCAGATCGCGTGGTCCGAGCACCTCGACCCTCTGTTTGTGAACAACTACGACATCGATCCGTCGCTCTCGTGGCAATACTATGCCTCATCCACTGGCTTCATGAGGCGGTATCCAG CCATGTCCTGGCCTCCTGAAGACGGCTATTCGCACCACGCGCGCGACTTCTACGACTTTCGCTCGTCCAACTGGTTCGTGGAAGCGGCCACTTCTCCCAAAGACCTGGTCATCCTTCTGGACGACTCGGACGACCTCGGCTCTTCATACTGGAGGCTGGCTAAGGCTACAGTATCTGGGTTACTGGACACTCTCGGCCCGAATGACTTCGTCAACGTGTATCGGTATAGCGATACCGTGTCGGAGATACATTCGTGTTACACGAAGATTTTGGCTCAG GCTGTGCCGGAAACGATAAGGGAGCTGAAAACCGCGCTGTGGGGCGCCGAGGCGACGGGCGGTGCGGCCAATATGACTGGAGCGCTCACTACTGGATTCGAAATTTTGCATagg TATAACCGCACCGGGCTAGGCTGTCAATGTAACCAAGCCATCGCGGTGgtgggcgcgggcggcggcgcggcgggcgtgAAGGGCGTGTTCCGCACGTGGAACTGGCCGCACATGCCCGTGCGCATCTACAGCTATGGCGTGGGTGGCGACGCTGCTTCCAGCCACAGCATGAAGGACATGGCTTGCACAAACAAAG GTTTCTACGTGTCGATAAACGAGCACTCGGAGATCAGACCGAAGGTGTTGCATATGATCGAGGTACTGGCACGACCGCTCGTCATGTACCAGACTATGCATCCTGTGCATTGGAGCCCCGTTTACGTTGGCGGAAGG AGCAGCAACCTGGACGACGATGGGATGGGCCAATTGATGACGTCAGTGACGGTGCCGATATTCGACAGGAGAAACCATACG CATCGAGAAGCTAATTTACTCGGTGTGGTGGGCACAGATGTACCTGTCGATCAAATAAAGAAGCTCGTTCCACCATACAAG TTGGGAGTAAACGGTTACTCATTCATGGTGGATAACAACGGGCATGTGTTGTATCATCCGGATCTCAGGCCTTTG tatACCAATGAGGAA TACACTGAGACGCTCCGTCCGCTCTACTCCAGCGTGGACCTGACAGATGTAGAGCTGCTCGTGGACGCGGACGAGAATTCACGCGTCAACCTCACGTCTCTACTGCTCGAT CTTCGACACGACATGATTGAACAACGCGAGGGTGAAACAGAGATCGGTGTGAAAGTGCAATATGGCAGCATGCGCCGCGTAGCCACGCGCCGACAGCGTTATTTTTACAGTCCAGTAGAAGGGACGCCGTACTCTCTCGCCATAGTGCTGCCCGACGGCTATGGCATGTACGAGCTGCAGGCCGAGCAGGAGGTCAAGCACAGTCCTGTCAACG TTACCGAATATTTTAAAGGAGATAACTGGAAAATCCACCCAGAATG GGTGTACTGCGAGTACGCATCTACGTCCGAGCAGACATTCAACTCTGCAGAGGAACAGTTAGTGCACTTCCTGGCGCGCGCGGGTCGCCCCGGCTGGAAGTGGATGAGCCTGCGCCCGCGCGCGCTCACGCTGCACAACATGCACAAGAAGCAGGACCGGGACTCCTATTACT GTGACAAGAATTTAGTTCAATCACTCGTACGGGATGCTATGGTAATAAAAGAATTGGACGCACACACTGGACACGCGAGCCACCACAACCA CCCGATAGCAACTTTAATGGCACTGCTGACAAG GCAAGGGCGGTTCCACAAGTTCGTGGTCTCGATGTCGTTCATCGCCACGCGCAGCGGCCTCTTCCGATGGAcggacaacaacaacagcacgaGGACTGGTGACACCTCTGAACC TCACTTCAGCGAGCGCTACGCACGCGCGTTCGACTCCGAGTGGTACCGACGCGCCGTCGAGCACCACAACATTGAGCCGGAGAGCTTCGTGTTTTCCGTGCCGTTCCGCGACGGCGCCGAGTCCGCCGCGCCGCCGTTGGTTCTGGCCACGCACGCTGTGTTCGTGGAGTCGCGCGGACACCGCGCTCCAGCGGCCGTCGTCGGCCTGCAGTTCCAACTGGACTCGCTCGCTAAGCACTTCCTCAACGTTACATCTACG TGCACAGCTGGTACAGTCTGCAAGAAGACGTGTGCAGGCGACGCGCTCGACTGCTACATTCTGGATGACAACGGTTTCATCATCCTATCGGAGGACGCGGCGCAGACCGGCCTGTTCTTCGGCCAGGTGGACGGCACCATCATGGACTCGCTCGTGCAGGACCGCATCTACAAAAAAGTCACAGTCCATGATCGCCAAGGACGTTGCCCGGACTCCAGGAATCCTTTCAGTGGGGATGGAAATAAGCTGACG CCGTTTAAGCCTCTATCGTGGCTTGGAGGATATCTCACCAGTTTAATAGCGGTCTGGTTTCCGCTATGGCAGCCGGCCAACGCTCACGCTCACCCCTATGCGGACGATGATATGG ACTACGAAGACTACGAACACGATGGTGACGATGATCCCGAGGAGGAAGAGCGCGACCGTGGCAAATACGAGATCATCATCGATGGGTACGGCGCGGAGAGGCCGGTGGAGCGGCCGGCCGGCGCGCCGCGCGAGCCGCCGCGCGAGGCCGCGCGCTCCGCCGCCGTGCGCCCCTGTGACACCAGCGCCGAGCTGTTCACGCTGCAGTCCACGAGGCTCAACGCTGCGCAGCCGCTCAAGGGCAAGCTCACTAACTGCCACAACTCCGGCTGTGAGAG ACCGTTCAGCGTCCAAAAGATCCCGCACAGCAACCTGATCCTACTGGTGGTGGACACGCTGTGCCCGTGCGGCGCCAAGCGGCTGGACGTTCGCGCACGCGAGGCTCCGCCGCGCACCGTGTGCCGCCGCCACCCCGCGCACGCCACGCGCCGCCGGCCTCGGCACTGCGTCTCATATCACCCAGAG GAAATCGAAATCCTTTCGTGCGGCCGCGGCTCGAGTACTCGGGCGCCGTGGGCGCTGCTGCTGGCCACAGTGGCGGCGCTGCGGTGGCTGGCGCGCGGCACGTGA